Proteins from one Neodiprion fabricii isolate iyNeoFabr1 chromosome 5, iyNeoFabr1.1, whole genome shotgun sequence genomic window:
- the LOC124183506 gene encoding RAD50-interacting protein 1 codes for MDPIKVKVIQEFNAELGSDLKNLGKIPQLHERLQHERNNIEKSLSLASTEAPSKVKAAIEGVDRINNEIEELVKISNDLEQVLIEQLQQDSKIDGIRENVDKIEELQRALSYLYLVKSIEDICDEIEGSLLAKDDKLTITLYANLTERNSQLQSSTCHHLVTYLHDTLHFWHNYLKDKFTAEYNEILKALKWPFCGSNLNLSTTPSLDAMARFSTVTEYLLQLQLPEETAKPAVTSSLLTDFIPVSLPILLLIRPLRRRFIYHFTGAKQTNRLDKPEWFFTQILTWIRDHTEWVRMNVQPIANSLGLDHINAKVEFMRGLVQLAVEKLYSELPNMQYDDALFAHLIDEALGFERELRDTLLYPASQPATVFVLTQAQIFVKWVNMEKKYATEKMDAILSSETAWERLMGTDIDDMKVTECAEAFLTLLMTITDRYSHLPQPGHRLQFLELQLELVDDWRVRLLQLLHEDYEDPLTSIMPRILNTLHYVSSVLKEWGATVHFLQLHYFKKQSDVTELSVEKLAETSENPGDEDDSVFDEALALLQRLERELVNEISNSVALDVKAKSRPYRTDKWFAMQSEKELASLSVTPSGCPMFQELAARLNTLQDILALPLFNKTWKNLAAQLDQYLLEEIAVVNQFNSGGAAQLQYDIVRNLLPLFGLYTNKPEAYFPLIKEATILLNMALGSAMLLLEALEGNEDTAEVLADVGIYKMTEDIAITVLRNRTDISSQ; via the exons CTGTCGCTGGCATCAACGGAGGCTCCGTCAAAGGTTAAAGCAGCTATAGAAGGAGTTGATAGGATAAACAATGAAATAGAAGAATTGGTAAAAATCAGCAATGATTTGGAACAAGTTCTCATTGAACAGCTTCAGCAGGATTCCAAAATTGATGGGATTCGAgaaaatgttgataaaatagAAGAGCTACAAAGAGCGTTGTCGTACTTGTACTTGGTCAAATCCATCGAGGATAtatg TGATGAAATAGAGGGTTCTCTATTAGCAAAGGATGACAAGCTGACGATAACTCTGTACGCTAACTTGACGgaaagaaattcacaattacaatCGTCCACTTGTCATCATCTTGTAACTTATCTACACGACACTCTCCACTTTTGGCATAATTATCTCAAAGATAAATTTACAGC AGAATACAACGAAATTCTGAAGGCACTGAAATGGCCATTTTGTGGCAGCAATTTAAATTTGTCGACTACTCCTTCGCTAGATGCAATGGCAAGGTTCAGCACAGTTACGGAATACTTGCTGCAACTGCAACTACC AGAAGAAACAGCGAAACCTGCGGTTACCTCGTCGCTTCTAACCGATTTTATACCAGTGAGCTTGCCAATCTTACTGCTGATTCGTCCCCTTAGACGTAGATTCATATACCATTTCACAGGTGCAAAACAAACTAACCGTTTGGACAAACCTGAGTGGTTTTTCACTCAGATACTTACATGGATCAGAGATCATACCGAATGGGTGAGGATGAATGTTCAACCAATCGCAAATTCTTTGGGACTTGATCACATCAATGCTAAG GTCGAATTCATGCGAGGGCTGGTCCAACTCGCTGTGGAAAAGTTATATTCCGAATTACCCAACATGCAGTACGACGATGCTCTCTTCGCACATCTAATCGACGAGGCTCTAGGCTTTGAAAGAGAGTTAAGAGACACGTTGTTATATCCAGCTAGTCAACCAGCAACCGTTTTTGTACTAACTCAAGCACAGATTTTTGTCAAATGGGTTAATATGGAGAAGAAAT ATGCAACGGAAAAAATGGACGCTATTTTGAGTTCTGAGACCGCATGGGAAAGATTAATGGGTACAGATATAGACGACATGAAAGTAACGGAGTGTGCGGAAGCTTTTCTCACTCTTCTAATGACTATCACTGATAGATATAGTCATCTGCCACAACCTGGTCACAG GCTACAATTTCTCGAACTACAGCTAGAACTGGTGGATGATTGGCGTGTTCGATTGCTGCAATTGCTGCACGAGGATTATGAAGATCCGCTGACTTCTATCATGCCTCGAATTTTGAATACACTGCACTATGTATCTAGTGTTCTCAAAGAATGGGGTGCCACTGTT CACTTCTTGCAGCTTCACTATTTCAAAAAACAATCAGATGTAACAGAATTATCTGTAGAGAAATTGGCTGAAACTTCTGAAAATCCTGGGGACGAAGATGATTCTGTATTTGACGAAGCTCTCGCATTACTACAAAGGTTGGAACGCGAGTTGGTGAACGAAATAAGCAACTCTGTGGCACTGGATGTGAAAGCTAAAAGCAGACCGTACAGAACTGACAA ATGGTTTGCGATGCAATCAGAAAAAGAATTGGCGTCGTTATCCGTAACCCCGAGTGGTTGTCCCATGTTTCAAGAGCTGGCTGCTCGTCTTAACACACTTCAAGACATTCTTGCACTACCGTTGTTTAACAAGACTTGGAAGAATCTTGCGGCGCAACTCGATCAA tATTTGCTAGAGGAGATTGCTGTGGTCAATCAATTCAACTCTGGGGGAGCTGCTCAATTACAATATGATATTGTCAGAAATCTCCTTCCGCTCTTTGGTTTGTATACAAACAAGCCAGAAGCTTACTTTCCGCT GATCAAGGAGGCCACGATTCTTTTAAACATGGCTTTAGGTTCAGCGATGCTCTTGTTAGAAGCATTGGAGGGTAACGAAGATACAGCTGAAGTACTAGCGGATGTTGGAATTTATAAAATGACAGAAGACATAGCAATAACAGTACTACGAAACAGAACTGATATAAGTTCGCAATAA
- the LOC124183505 gene encoding protein KATNIP homolog isoform X2, protein MEKVTSDDTSISDSNRIFNKLPPWLVEMTESVKKLKTPEERVNFLSCKPFASDESSISPAVSSMITGVTEKSNRTNEESRQLPFTVETPDGVGGCIILQSSTTASLPNTPKDEHEFLRAYSALSAFSLPESNENKFAMLDKYLEKKDVEKTTDSKSGVKSWERLHSPLESKPSAETEQRLDRSVLDRKPFERLAANHSAIDVQIKKTRRMTRQQQQITGKPSRIHIPPYRRTSTDLLEEETGLNLPIGVVRRKQDYLAGVASRGDVRVESSDPVRSDEKMINGNRLRIETTVSAPASISQQKNVSKLPITDKVAKLNLQASGKPALTEVVKKSVQTDLNQAESSPNSLLSNCRRPLYHYERYPPKENSIAYDFIIPELPRGTTLVIDILTTWGDKHYVGLNGIEIFSDIGEPVCISKIWADPTDINVLPEYNNDPRVVGNLINGINQTTDDYNLWLAPYTSGSHHYIHMTFEAAVNVAMIRIWNYNKSRIHSYRGVRDVKITLDDVVIFDGEIARASGGVFGNINSFGDTILFTTEGNILELISKHDATYSFGAGEIESPTKETDRPITTDTGEGRPLTCASSNQSNSSNYSSNIFSYICKEVELVLLSNWGHSGLIGLTGIELIGDQDSTIPLTQASLSCNVGCKHLNRLIDGNNLTTEPSHMWATYFLQGDNPTLTITFQTEIFFTGIRIWNYNASLDLSYCGVRQMLIKLDGKSVCNDCDGFMLRRAPGSCHYDFLQEINFANQSAISEPLKHRITSIDAFLKTNHMCDNADYEAPMMPQGFVYQVIIFSTWGDSYYVGLTGIEIYHSLPRKCEHNRGSRQRCSHS, encoded by the exons ATGGAGAAAGTAACCAGTGACGATACCTCGATTTCCGATTCAAATAGAATTTTCAACAAGTTGCCTCCATGGCTTGTAGAAATGACTGA GAGTGTGAAGAAACTAAAGACGCCAGAAGAAAGAGTGAATTTTCTTTCGTGCAAGCCATTTGCATCAGACGAATCGTCGATCAGTCCAGCTGTTTCTTCGATGATTACCGGTGTTACAGAAAAAAGCAACAG AACAAACGAAGAGTCGCGTCAACTACCATTTACAGTTGAAACTCCCGACGGAGTTGGCGGCTGTATTATCTTACAATCATCGACGACCGCTTCGCTTCCAAATACGCCGAAAGATGAACATGAATTTTTACGAGCCTACTCGGCACTCTCAGCCTTCAGTTTACCGGAGTCGAATGAAAACAAGTTCGCAATGTTGGATAAGTAcctggaaaaaaaagatgtcgAGAAAACTACGGATTCTAAGAGTGGAGTAAAAAGTTGGGAACGCTTACATTCCCCTTTAGAGTCGAAACCATCTGCGGAAACCGAACAGCGGTTAGATCGTAGCGTGCTAGACAGAAAACCATTCGAGAGACTCGCGGCTAATCATTCGGCCATTGACGTTCAGATAAAGAAAACTAGAAGAATGACCCGACAGCAGCAGCAAATCACCGGAAAACCTTCGAGAATTCACATACCACCCTACAGACGTACGAGTACTGATTTATTGGAAGAGGAAACTGGTTTGAATTTACCCATCG GAGTAGTGAGAAGGAAGCAAGATTATTTAGCCGGAGTTGCGTCGAGAGGAGATGTTCGAGTAGAAAGCAGCGACCCTGTTAGgagcgatgaaaaaatgataaacggAAATAGACTAAGAATTGAAACGACAGTTTCCGCACCTGCGTCTATTTCACAGCAGAAAAATGTCAGTAAATTACCGATAACAGATAAAGTTGCAAAATTGAATCTACAAGCTTCTGGGAAACCAGCTCTCACCGAGGTTGTTAAAAAAAGTGTGCAAACAGATTTAAATCAAGCAGAAAGTAGTCCAAACTCACTCTTGTCCAATTGTAGGCGACCCTTGTATCACTACGAGCGATATCCACCAAAAG AAAACTCTATTGCTTATGATTTCATAATACCTGAACTGCCACGTGGAACAACGCTTGTCATAGATATTTTAACAACGTGGGGTGACAAACACTACGTAGGGCTCAACGGAATTGAGATATTTTCTGACATAGGTGAACCCGTATGCATAAGCAAG ATATGGGCTGACCCTACGGATATAAACGTGTTACCGGAGTACAACAACGATCCACGTGTTGTTGGCAATTTAATTAACGGAATAAATCAAACTACAGACGACTACAACTTGTGGCTTGCTCCGTACACAAGCGGAAGCCATCACTACATTCACATGACGTTTGAGGCAGCGGTAAATGTTGCAATGATCAGAATTTGG AACTACAACAAATCCAGAATTCATTCTTACAGAGGAGTTAGAGATGTTAAAATTACACTTGACGATGTTGTTATATTTGACGGTGAAATTGCCAGGGCATCCGGAGGTGTATTTGGCAACATTAATTCGTTTGGAGAT ACGATCCTCTTCACAACGGAAGGAAACATTTTGGAGCTGATATCGAAACACGATGCGACGTATTCTTTCGGCGCGGGTGAAATAGAATCACCGACAAAGGAAACGGATCGACCAATAACAACGGATACAGGC GAAGGACGTCCGCTGACTTGTGCCAGCTCTAATCAATCAAACTCGTCTAACTACAGCAGTAATATATTTTCGTACATTTGCAAAGAGGTCGAATTAGTTCTTCTTTCCAATTGGGGACATTCCGGTCTCATCG GGCTGACTGGAATAGAGTTGATAGGTGATCAAGATTCCACAATTCCTTTAACACAGGCCTCGTTATCCTGTAACGTTGGATGCAAGCATCTCAATCGATTGATAGATGGAAATAATTTGACTACAGAACCTAGCCACATGTGGGCCACTTATTTTTTACAAGGGGATAACCCGACTTTAACGATTACTTTTCAAACagagatattttttactgGAATAAGAATTTGGAACTACAATGCCTCCTTGGACCTTTCGTATTGCGGG GTGAGGCAAATGCTTATTAAATTGGATGGGAAATCGGTGTGTAACGATTGTGATGGTTTTATGTTAAGAAGAGCACCGGGTAGTTGTCACTACGATTTTCTgcaagaaattaattttgctAATCAGTCTGCGATATCAGAGCCATTGAAACATCGGATTACGTCAATTGATGCGTTTCTCAAAA CTAATCACATGTGTGACAATGCCGACTACGAAGCTCCGATGATGCCGCAAGGATTCGTCTATCAAGTGATCATCTTTTCAACTTGGGGTGATTCTTATTACGTTGGCCTGACCGGTATCGAAAT ATATCACAGCCTACCCAGAAAGTGTGAACATAATCGAGGGAGTAGACAACGATGTTCGCACTCCTGA
- the LOC124183505 gene encoding katanin-interacting protein-like isoform X1, which produces MEKVTSDDTSISDSNRIFNKLPPWLVEMTESVKKLKTPEERVNFLSCKPFASDESSISPAVSSMITGVTEKSNRTNEESRQLPFTVETPDGVGGCIILQSSTTASLPNTPKDEHEFLRAYSALSAFSLPESNENKFAMLDKYLEKKDVEKTTDSKSGVKSWERLHSPLESKPSAETEQRLDRSVLDRKPFERLAANHSAIDVQIKKTRRMTRQQQQITGKPSRIHIPPYRRTSTDLLEEETGLNLPIGVVRRKQDYLAGVASRGDVRVESSDPVRSDEKMINGNRLRIETTVSAPASISQQKNVSKLPITDKVAKLNLQASGKPALTEVVKKSVQTDLNQAESSPNSLLSNCRRPLYHYERYPPKENSIAYDFIIPELPRGTTLVIDILTTWGDKHYVGLNGIEIFSDIGEPVCISKIWADPTDINVLPEYNNDPRVVGNLINGINQTTDDYNLWLAPYTSGSHHYIHMTFEAAVNVAMIRIWNYNKSRIHSYRGVRDVKITLDDVVIFDGEIARASGGVFGNINSFGDTILFTTEGNILELISKHDATYSFGAGEIESPTKETDRPITTDTGEGRPLTCASSNQSNSSNYSSNIFSYICKEVELVLLSNWGHSGLIGLTGIELIGDQDSTIPLTQASLSCNVGCKHLNRLIDGNNLTTEPSHMWATYFLQGDNPTLTITFQTEIFFTGIRIWNYNASLDLSYCGVRQMLIKLDGKSVCNDCDGFMLRRAPGSCHYDFLQEINFANQSAISEPLKHRITSIDAFLKTNHMCDNADYEAPMMPQGFVYQVIIFSTWGDSYYVGLTGIEMYDSSGCMIKLTKDNITAYPESVNIIEGVDNDVRTPDKLVDGVNDTTDGHHMWLAPILPNQTNRIYIIFDSPVMVSAIKMWNYKKTPQRGVKEFAILVDDLLVYNGVLHSHIPYGTVLFSGSKDDASENHSLIQSAQIGQDTKLLNLERRATSGGDCYADPLLRPHTSLMQANVRNNTKPNI; this is translated from the exons ATGGAGAAAGTAACCAGTGACGATACCTCGATTTCCGATTCAAATAGAATTTTCAACAAGTTGCCTCCATGGCTTGTAGAAATGACTGA GAGTGTGAAGAAACTAAAGACGCCAGAAGAAAGAGTGAATTTTCTTTCGTGCAAGCCATTTGCATCAGACGAATCGTCGATCAGTCCAGCTGTTTCTTCGATGATTACCGGTGTTACAGAAAAAAGCAACAG AACAAACGAAGAGTCGCGTCAACTACCATTTACAGTTGAAACTCCCGACGGAGTTGGCGGCTGTATTATCTTACAATCATCGACGACCGCTTCGCTTCCAAATACGCCGAAAGATGAACATGAATTTTTACGAGCCTACTCGGCACTCTCAGCCTTCAGTTTACCGGAGTCGAATGAAAACAAGTTCGCAATGTTGGATAAGTAcctggaaaaaaaagatgtcgAGAAAACTACGGATTCTAAGAGTGGAGTAAAAAGTTGGGAACGCTTACATTCCCCTTTAGAGTCGAAACCATCTGCGGAAACCGAACAGCGGTTAGATCGTAGCGTGCTAGACAGAAAACCATTCGAGAGACTCGCGGCTAATCATTCGGCCATTGACGTTCAGATAAAGAAAACTAGAAGAATGACCCGACAGCAGCAGCAAATCACCGGAAAACCTTCGAGAATTCACATACCACCCTACAGACGTACGAGTACTGATTTATTGGAAGAGGAAACTGGTTTGAATTTACCCATCG GAGTAGTGAGAAGGAAGCAAGATTATTTAGCCGGAGTTGCGTCGAGAGGAGATGTTCGAGTAGAAAGCAGCGACCCTGTTAGgagcgatgaaaaaatgataaacggAAATAGACTAAGAATTGAAACGACAGTTTCCGCACCTGCGTCTATTTCACAGCAGAAAAATGTCAGTAAATTACCGATAACAGATAAAGTTGCAAAATTGAATCTACAAGCTTCTGGGAAACCAGCTCTCACCGAGGTTGTTAAAAAAAGTGTGCAAACAGATTTAAATCAAGCAGAAAGTAGTCCAAACTCACTCTTGTCCAATTGTAGGCGACCCTTGTATCACTACGAGCGATATCCACCAAAAG AAAACTCTATTGCTTATGATTTCATAATACCTGAACTGCCACGTGGAACAACGCTTGTCATAGATATTTTAACAACGTGGGGTGACAAACACTACGTAGGGCTCAACGGAATTGAGATATTTTCTGACATAGGTGAACCCGTATGCATAAGCAAG ATATGGGCTGACCCTACGGATATAAACGTGTTACCGGAGTACAACAACGATCCACGTGTTGTTGGCAATTTAATTAACGGAATAAATCAAACTACAGACGACTACAACTTGTGGCTTGCTCCGTACACAAGCGGAAGCCATCACTACATTCACATGACGTTTGAGGCAGCGGTAAATGTTGCAATGATCAGAATTTGG AACTACAACAAATCCAGAATTCATTCTTACAGAGGAGTTAGAGATGTTAAAATTACACTTGACGATGTTGTTATATTTGACGGTGAAATTGCCAGGGCATCCGGAGGTGTATTTGGCAACATTAATTCGTTTGGAGAT ACGATCCTCTTCACAACGGAAGGAAACATTTTGGAGCTGATATCGAAACACGATGCGACGTATTCTTTCGGCGCGGGTGAAATAGAATCACCGACAAAGGAAACGGATCGACCAATAACAACGGATACAGGC GAAGGACGTCCGCTGACTTGTGCCAGCTCTAATCAATCAAACTCGTCTAACTACAGCAGTAATATATTTTCGTACATTTGCAAAGAGGTCGAATTAGTTCTTCTTTCCAATTGGGGACATTCCGGTCTCATCG GGCTGACTGGAATAGAGTTGATAGGTGATCAAGATTCCACAATTCCTTTAACACAGGCCTCGTTATCCTGTAACGTTGGATGCAAGCATCTCAATCGATTGATAGATGGAAATAATTTGACTACAGAACCTAGCCACATGTGGGCCACTTATTTTTTACAAGGGGATAACCCGACTTTAACGATTACTTTTCAAACagagatattttttactgGAATAAGAATTTGGAACTACAATGCCTCCTTGGACCTTTCGTATTGCGGG GTGAGGCAAATGCTTATTAAATTGGATGGGAAATCGGTGTGTAACGATTGTGATGGTTTTATGTTAAGAAGAGCACCGGGTAGTTGTCACTACGATTTTCTgcaagaaattaattttgctAATCAGTCTGCGATATCAGAGCCATTGAAACATCGGATTACGTCAATTGATGCGTTTCTCAAAA CTAATCACATGTGTGACAATGCCGACTACGAAGCTCCGATGATGCCGCAAGGATTCGTCTATCAAGTGATCATCTTTTCAACTTGGGGTGATTCTTATTACGTTGGCCTGACCGGTATCGAAATGTATGATTCTAGTGGATGCATGATTAAATTAACGAAAGACA ATATCACAGCCTACCCAGAAAGTGTGAACATAATCGAGGGAGTAGACAACGATGTTCGCACTCCTGACAAATTAGTAGATGGTGTAAACGATACTACAGATGGTCATCACATGTGGCTGGCTCCAATTTTACCAAATCAG aCCAACAGAATTTACATTATCTTTGACTCTCCGGTTATGGTATCTGCTATTAAAATGTGGAACTATAAAAAGACTCCACAGCGCGGAGTTAAAGAATTTGCT ATATTAGTGGACGATTTGTTGGTCTACAATGGTGTTCTACATAGCCACATTCCTTACGGTACCGTATTGTTCAGTGGTAGTAAGGATGATGCTTCTGAGAATCACAGTTTAATCCA AAGTGCACAAATTGGTCAGGACACCAAGCTTTTAAATTTGGAAAGACGAGCTACGTCAGGTGGCGACTGTTATGCAGATCCATTGCTGCGACCGCATACATCACTGATGCAAGCCAATGTACGCAATAATACAAAACCCAATATATGA